TTTACCCCCATCCCGGGCGGCTGCCGCTCGGGCAGGTCGCGCTCGCGGCTGCGGCGCTCGGCGGTGTGACATGGTGGATCTGGCGCGAGCGCGGCACGCGACCGTGGCTGCTCGTGGGATGGCTGTGGTTTGTCGGCACGCTCGTGCCCGTGATCGGCATCATTCAAGGCGGACAACAGGCGCTCGCGGACCGCTACAGCTACGTGCCGCACATCGGTTTCTTCGTGATGCTCGCGTGGGCGGGCGCGGAAGTCGTGGCGAAGTGGCCGGCATTCAAGCGGCCCGTCGTCATCGCGGCGGCGATGTCGGCGGCAATTTGCCTCGCCGCGACCTCGTGGCAACTGAAGTTCTGGAAGGACAGCCTCGCGCTCTTCACCCGCGCGGTCCAAGTCACCACAGACAACCACGTCGCCCGCAACAACCTCGCCGACGCGCTCGCGGCGAAGGGACGTCACGACGAGGCGCTCACCCATTACCGCGAAGCCCTGCGGTTGCGCCCGGCGAACCCGGTGCTGTTGAACAACACCGGAATGGCCCTGCTGCAGACAGGGCAGACGACGCAGGCGATGGAGCATTTCCGCGCCGTGATTCAGCGCAATCCGGCCGACGCCGACGCGCACTACAACCTCGGCCTCGCGCTCGCGGCGCAGGACAAGCTCCAGGAAGCCGCCGCCGCATACCTCGAGGCCATCCGCCGCAAACCCTCCCACGCGCCCGCGCACAACAACCTCGGCGGCGTGCTGCTCATGCTCGGCCGCAACGCCGAGGCTTCCAAGCACCTCGGCGAGGCCGTGCGACTCGACCCCCGGCTCGTCGAGGCGCGTCTCAATCTAGCGCAGGCGTTTGCGCGGACCGGCCAGTTCGCACCGGCGGCGGACCAGTTGATGCAGTTCCTCGCGCTGCGCCCCGACTCGGTGGAAGCGCTCTGGCAGCTCGCACAGGTCTTCGCCAAGCTCGGCCGCGGAGGGGACGCGCGCGCCGCGATTGACCGCGCAACGGCGATCGCCGAATCCGCTGGCCGGCCCGAAATGGCCGCCGAGTTCCGACGACGCGGCGAGCAACTGCTCGCCCAGCCCGGAACCACGAACGCCCCCAAAAAGTCGCCGTGAAAGCGCGCCCAGACGGACCGCGTCCCTCTTCCATGCCCAAGCCGGCCCGCATCGCCGCCGCGCTGGCCGTGCTGACCGCGCTCGTGTATTCGCCTTCGCTCACGCACGACTTCGTCAACTTCGACGACAACCTTTTCATTCTGGACAACGAGGTGGTCCGGCAGGGGCTGACCGGCCACGGGATCCTCTGGGCATTTACGTCCGCACCCTACAGTTGTCCGCTCGCGTGGGTGTCGCACATGGTGGACGTGTCGTTGTTTGGGCTCTGGGCCGGCGGGCATCACCTGGTGAACGTGCTCCTGCACGCCGCGAACGCCGCCCTGCTGCTGATGGTCCTCCACCGGATGACGCAGGCGGTCTGGCCGTCCGCGGCGGTCGCGGCGCTCTTCGCGTTGCACCCGCTCCATGTCGAGTCCGTCGCGTGGATCGCCGAGCGGCGCGACGTGCTGAGCACGTTCTTCTGGTGGCTGATGATTCTCGCCTACGCGCGATACGCGGAGCATCCCGGGTGGCGCCGGCAGGTGCCGGTGTTCGTCTGCCTGCTGCTCGGATTGTTGAGCAAGGCGATGCTCGTGACCGCGCCGTTTTTGTTGCTGGTGCTGGATTTCTGGCCGTTGCGGCGCATCACCGACGGCCTTCCTGAAGGCGCGCGACGACCCGGGCCGGCGGCCATGCTCACCCGCATCCTGCAACTGGCGCTTGAAAAGGCGCCGCTCTTTGTCCTCGCAGCTTATTTCGTCCTCGAGAGCCTGTTCACCGCCCAACTGACAGGGTTGCTCGAATCCACGGCGGGACTGTCGCTCCCTCACCGAGTCGCCAACGCGGTGACCGGCTACGCCCGCTACCTCGGCATGACCGTGTGGCCGGTGGATTTGATCGCGATGTATCCGCTCGCATCGGCGGTTCCCGCGGGCCAAGTCGCCGGTGCCGCGTTCGTGCTCGGAGCGCTGTCGGTGCTCGCCTGCTGCCAATGGCGCTCGCGACCGTATTTGCTCACGGGTTGGCTGTGGTTTCTCGGCACGCTCGTGCCGGTCATCGGGTTCGTTCAGGGTGGCCAGCAGTCGGTCGCAGACCGATATACCTATGTGCCCATCGTGGGACTCTTCATCGCCGTGGCATGGGTCGCGCACGCCGCGGCGGCACGGACACCGCACGCCGCGCGACCACTCGCCTGCGCCACCGGCGCGGTCTTGATCGCCTGTGCGTGGGCAACGGTTCTTCAGCAGCGCCATTGGCGCGACCGATTCGCGCTTTGGACGCATGTGCTCGAAGTCGCACCCGACAATCCCTTCGGGAATTACGGCATGGGCCGCGCGCTCCTCGATGTCGGCCAGGTCGAGGCGGCCATCCCGCACCTCGAGAGGGCGAAGTCCTTGAACTTGCCGGGCTGGGAGCTCAACAACCGCCTCGGCGCGGCATGCGCGCAACTGGGCAGGCTGGACGACGCAATCGCTCACTTCGAGGAGTCCGCGCGCCGGCGCGAAACGTCCGATGCGCTGTTGAACCTCGGCCGGGCGCTCGCGCTGCGGGGTCGGCACGACGAGGCGCGCGCCCGGTGGCGCGAGGCGTTCACGAATCCCGCAGTAACCTCGCGCGTGGAGAGTTTCACGGCCGCCATCCAGGATGAGGCGCGCCGCCGAGCGGATGATGCCGGGTGGCAATGCGACCTGGGCGAGCTGTTGATGCTTCAAGGGCGCCACGGGGAAGCGTCGGCTGCATTCCGCGACGCTCTGAAACTGGAGCCGAACCACGCAACCGCGACCGCAGGCTTGCAGCAGGCGCTTTCCCGGTTGGAACCGACGCGTCCACCGGCCCCGACCCCGAAGCCCTGAGCTTCAACCCACACATTCCATGCGCCGCGCAAACGCCGCACCCGAGTCCGACCACCCAGGAGCGCCACCGCGCAATCTCCGCCGCGTGGCCGTGGCGCTTGCGCTGGCGACGCTCGCGCTCTTCTCGCCCTCGCTGACCCACGACTTCCTCAACTTCGACGACAACCTGTTCGTCACTGAGAACGAGATCGTCCGTTCGGGGCTGTCGTGGCCCGGGATCGTCTGGGCGTTCACGGTTGCACCCTACAGTTGTCCGCTCGCGTGGGTGTCGCACATGATGGATGTCACGCTGTTCGGGCTTCAGCCGGCGGGGCATCACTTCACAAACATCCTGCTGCACGCGGCGAACGTCGCGGCGCTGTTTCTCCTGCTCCAGCGGATGACCGGCGCGACGGGGCGGTCGGCCGTGGTTGCCGCGATGTTCGGCTGGCATCCGTTGCACGTGGAATCGGTGGCGTGGATTGCCGAGCGCCGCGATGTGCTGAGCACGTTGTTCCTCTGGCTGACGCTCCACGCCTACCTGCGGCATGGCGAGAAGCCCGGCTGGACGCGCGGCGTGCCCGTGTTCGTCTTTCTCCTGCTCGGCTTGCTGGCGAAGGCGATGCTCGTCACCGCGCCGTGCCTCCTCCTGTTGCTGGATTTCTGGCCGTTGCGCCGCTTCGACGACGCGCTCGCCCATCCGCGCGGAGCGAAGCGCCTCGAGGCGGTCGCCACCCGGCTCCTTCAACTGGCTCTCGCGAAGGCGCACCTGTTCCTGCTCGCGGCCTACTTCACGCTCGAGGGCCTTTACACCGCGCAATACACCGGACTTCTGGCAGGCACCGAGGGTCTGCCCCTCGGGTTTCGGGTCGAAACGGCGCTCTCCGGCTACGCGACTTACCTCCTGAAGACGGTGTGGCCGGCTGACCTGACTGTGCTCTACCTGCTCCCCGCGGGGTGGGAGGCGTGGCGGGTTTTCGGCTCTGTCGCCGTGCTGACTGCGGTCACCTGGATCGTGTTTCGCGAGTGGCGCCGGCATCCCTTCGGGTTCGTGGGCTGGTTCTGGTTTCTCGGCACGCTGGTGCCCGTGATCGGCCTTGTGCAAGGCGGCTCGCAAGCCCTCGCGGACC
The Verrucomicrobiota bacterium genome window above contains:
- a CDS encoding tetratricopeptide repeat protein, encoding MNRPDATPQVRLAGFLLAALTLLVYWPLRQHEFINFDDGLFVTENPVVQAGLTWRGIVWAFTEAPYSCPLVYVSHMADVELFDLEAGGHHSMSALFHLANTLLLFAVLRRFTGALWPSAWVAALFAWHPMHVQSVAWIAERRDVLSTLFGLLALWSYASFADRPGWRRGVPVFVFLLLGLLVKQMLITLPFVLLLLDVWPLGRLKLDPGWMARARPLVLEKLPFFALALAFTAAGLLSAQRGGLLPTDAELPLGARIGNAFVAYWRYLELTVWPEKLAILYPHPGRLPLGQVALAAAALGGVTWWIWRERGTRPWLLVGWLWFVGTLVPVIGIIQGGQQALADRYSYVPHIGFFVMLAWAGAEVVAKWPAFKRPVVIAAAMSAAICLAATSWQLKFWKDSLALFTRAVQVTTDNHVARNNLADALAAKGRHDEALTHYREALRLRPANPVLLNNTGMALLQTGQTTQAMEHFRAVIQRNPADADAHYNLGLALAAQDKLQEAAAAYLEAIRRKPSHAPAHNNLGGVLLMLGRNAEASKHLGEAVRLDPRLVEARLNLAQAFARTGQFAPAADQLMQFLALRPDSVEALWQLAQVFAKLGRGGDARAAIDRATAIAESAGRPEMAAEFRRRGEQLLAQPGTTNAPKKSP
- a CDS encoding tetratricopeptide repeat protein gives rise to the protein MPKPARIAAALAVLTALVYSPSLTHDFVNFDDNLFILDNEVVRQGLTGHGILWAFTSAPYSCPLAWVSHMVDVSLFGLWAGGHHLVNVLLHAANAALLLMVLHRMTQAVWPSAAVAALFALHPLHVESVAWIAERRDVLSTFFWWLMILAYARYAEHPGWRRQVPVFVCLLLGLLSKAMLVTAPFLLLVLDFWPLRRITDGLPEGARRPGPAAMLTRILQLALEKAPLFVLAAYFVLESLFTAQLTGLLESTAGLSLPHRVANAVTGYARYLGMTVWPVDLIAMYPLASAVPAGQVAGAAFVLGALSVLACCQWRSRPYLLTGWLWFLGTLVPVIGFVQGGQQSVADRYTYVPIVGLFIAVAWVAHAAAARTPHAARPLACATGAVLIACAWATVLQQRHWRDRFALWTHVLEVAPDNPFGNYGMGRALLDVGQVEAAIPHLERAKSLNLPGWELNNRLGAACAQLGRLDDAIAHFEESARRRETSDALLNLGRALALRGRHDEARARWREAFTNPAVTSRVESFTAAIQDEARRRADDAGWQCDLGELLMLQGRHGEASAAFRDALKLEPNHATATAGLQQALSRLEPTRPPAPTPKP